One segment of Stegostoma tigrinum isolate sSteTig4 chromosome 24, sSteTig4.hap1, whole genome shotgun sequence DNA contains the following:
- the LOC125465190 gene encoding transmembrane channel-like protein, with protein sequence MVIRSTKVQYFIGLLVICIVLFSNAMGTQTFMDQDNGDMSSWNMTYNSSDYNMTWTDSYENMTMNTTDFPVNFSCQTFNCSGYNCYEDYDDWEECPETHMYCELYRSSNTSYWAGCSDDCVGTSNICRNSSLNMCTMECCNTTLCLMLNGEIQELPGEPEMIMSTYEPTQTTMEMTESTAMETPSTTPTTTPTTTPTTTPTTKPTTKPTTRPTTIGSGNKCAVINCVGNDCYQSQNLGDMYCPVGKDYCKLEKNTATTTWTSSCDDSCNTVSSGCSSSSSSSTCVQECCTATASSCLKLNGEENLIGSASTTESVKIVVYTIAAFVLTNHFALFSF encoded by the exons ATGGTGATCAGAAGCACCAAAGTCCAATATTTTATAG gtTTACTTGTGATTTGCATTGTATTATTCAGCAATGCAATGGGCACACAGACATTCATGGATCAGGACAATGGAG ACATGTCCTCCTGGAATATGACTTATAATTCATCTGATTATAACATGACATGGACAGATTCTTATGAAAATATGACAATGAATACAACTGATTTTCCAGTTAAT TTCTCCTGCCAGACATTTAACTGTTCAGGATACAACTGCTATGAGGATTATGACGACTGGGAGGAATGCCCCGAGACTCACATGTACTGCGAG CTCTATCGTTCCTCCAATACCTCGTACTGGGCAGGTTGTAGTGATGACTGTGTTGGCACCAGCAACATTTGTAGGAATTCTTCTCTAAATATGTGTACGATGGAATGCTGCAATACAACTCTGTGCCTGATGTTGAATGGCGAAATTCAAGAATTACCTGGCGAACCTG AGATGATAATGTCAACCTATGAACCTACACAAACTACTATGGAAATGACTGAATCCACTGCTATGGAAACGCCATCCACAACGCCAACAACGACGCCAACAACGACACCAACAACAACGCCAACAACGAAACCAACAACGAAACCAACAACGAGACCAACAACAATAGGCAGT GGAAACAAATGTGCTGTGATCAACTGTGTTGGAAACGACTGCTACCAAAGCCAGAATCTGGGAGATATGTACTGTCCCGTTGGCAAGGATTACTGCAAG CTGGAAAAGAATACAGCGACCACCACATGGACAAGTAGCTGTGATGACTCTTGCAACACGGTATCATCTGGCTGTTCATCCAGTAGCAGTTCATCAACCTGTGTCCAGGAGTGCTGCACAGCCACAGCGAGTTCTTGTCTGAAATTAAATGGGGAAGAAAATTTAATTGGATCTGCAAGTACGACAGAGTCCGTGAAGATCGTGGTTTATACAATTGCTGCCTTTGTTTTGACTAATCACTTTGCACTCTTTAGTTTTTAA